From the genome of Adhaeribacter pallidiroseus:
TTCTCGATTGCGGCGAATATCAACGGCATCCGGGAAAATGCCCGGGGTACCCGCGACAGCATTTCGATTGAGTTATGGGAAATTGTGAACCGGTTTTACCACAACGTAAACAATTACAACGCTGCTAAATTGCAACACAAAGGCATTTTTAATTTTTCGCGCGAAGTAGAAGAGTTTTGCACCTTGGCCAAAGGCTACGTTTCCAATACCTTAATCCGCAACGAAGTGTGGATGTTAATTTCGTTGGGCATTCACCTGGAACGCGCCATTCAGATTTCTAAAATTATTCTGAATAAATTATACGATGTAGCCAAGATTGACCCGTCGCAACAAGGTGGTACCCTTTATAGTTACCAATGGACCATGCTACTGAAAAGCGCCGAATCGTTCGATATGTTTCAGCGCCATTATAAAAACAATGCCACACGCCGCAATATCCTGGATTTTTTAATTTTTAATCCGTCTTTCCCCAAAGCGCTTACTTATAATTTAAATTATTTGCAGAATAACATTCAGGCGATTGGCTTTCAGGAAGAAAAAACCAAAGGTTCGCTTACTTTTAAGATAGGAAAATTAGCTACGCAACTGCAATTTTTAACGATAGAAGAAGTAGAGGAAAATGCCATCGAGTTTATGAACAAAACGCTGGAGAAACTTTTTAATCTGGCCCGGCTCCTGGAAGAAAAATACCTGATTTTTTAAAAAAAACGCTGCTACCGTTCTGTTCTAAGTACTTGGGCAAAAGTAACTAGTGCTTCACCAATTTAGTTTGTAGAAACAGGGGTAGC
Proteins encoded in this window:
- a CDS encoding alpha-E domain-containing protein, which encodes MLSRIGNSLFWMGRYIERAEHVARYTKVHYVSSLDAPLAQNKEIALESILDMVGVQAAYYQKHAQLTDDDILYYITLDDSNPFSIAANINGIRENARGTRDSISIELWEIVNRFYHNVNNYNAAKLQHKGIFNFSREVEEFCTLAKGYVSNTLIRNEVWMLISLGIHLERAIQISKIILNKLYDVAKIDPSQQGGTLYSYQWTMLLKSAESFDMFQRHYKNNATRRNILDFLIFNPSFPKALTYNLNYLQNNIQAIGFQEEKTKGSLTFKIGKLATQLQFLTIEEVEENAIEFMNKTLEKLFNLARLLEEKYLIF